AACTGATAGTTAATTTTACTCTCTGAAAAATAAGTTATTACTAAGGAAATATTACAAATAAAATTCAGATTGAATCAGCAAATTAGGAGGATATATATTGAACATTAACTTTCACGTTTTTATCGATAATTTAGTATCTACAATTGAAGCAAAGGACCTTTATACTGCCGGACATTCTACTAGAGTTGCCGATTTAGCTTTTATCATTGCAGAGCATATGAACTATAACAAAGAATTTTGTGAAAAAATACATATAGCTGGACATCTCCATGATATTGGAAAAATAGGAATACCAGATGGAATTCTTTTAAAATCAGGAAAACTTACCAAAAGTGAATTTGAAGTAATTAAAGATCACCCCTTAATAGGTTTTGAAATCTTAAAGAATAATCCGTCTTTAAAGGACGTACCCCTAATCATAAAACATCATCATGAAAAATTTGACGGAACTGGTTACCCAGATCAACTAAAAAGCGATGATATTCCTATAGGTTCTAGAATAATTGCAGTTGCTGATTCTTTTGACGCAATGGTTACACGAAGGACTTATAAATCTGCTATAACCTTTGAATCTGCGATCGAAGAACTTTTGACAGAATCCCATAAACAATTTGATAAAAATATCGTAGATAATTTTTTAGATGTAATCAAGGATAGAGAAAAACTCAGCAATATAAAAAATATTTTCAGTCTTTCCTAAAGATCTTTAAAAAGAAGAGAAACTATTACAAATATTGTAGAAGCTAGAACCAATAATTTTTTTTAAAATGAGAAGTAACAATCTCTAATTGTCACTTCTTATTTCTAATATATTAGATTTTTTATCTGTCAGTAACAGAACCTAAAATTAGCTATCCTAATGGGTAAAACTTTCACTGATTTTTATATCTTTGTCCATAAACCTTAAAATCTCAATATTTCTTAGGGTATCTGTCCCACCTCTTTTTAAATTATCAGCTATAATGATACTCCCATCCTTTTTTATTATATTA
This sequence is a window from Psychrilyobacter atlanticus DSM 19335. Protein-coding genes within it:
- a CDS encoding HD-GYP domain-containing protein, producing MNINFHVFIDNLVSTIEAKDLYTAGHSTRVADLAFIIAEHMNYNKEFCEKIHIAGHLHDIGKIGIPDGILLKSGKLTKSEFEVIKDHPLIGFEILKNNPSLKDVPLIIKHHHEKFDGTGYPDQLKSDDIPIGSRIIAVADSFDAMVTRRTYKSAITFESAIEELLTESHKQFDKNIVDNFLDVIKDREKLSNIKNIFSLS